One stretch of Priestia megaterium DNA includes these proteins:
- a CDS encoding acyl-CoA dehydrogenase — translation MFFKLSEEHEMIRKMVRDFAKNEVAPTAAERDEEERFDRGIFTQMADLGLTGIPWPEQYGGIGSDYLAYCIAVEELSRVCASTGVTLSAHTSLAGWPIYTFGTEEQKQKYLKPMATGEKIGAYGLTEPSAGSDAGGMRTLAVKDGEDYILNGSKIFITNGGEADIYVVFARINPNEKRTSAFIIEKDMPGFSVGKKEKKLGIRSSPTTEIIFEDCRVPKENLLGNEGEGFKVAMMTLDGGRNGIAAQAVGIAQGALDAAVAYAKERQQFGKPIISQQGIAFKLADMATSIEAARLLTYQAAWLESQGLPYGKESAMSKLYAGDTAMKVTTEAVQVFGGYGYTKDYPVERFMRDAKITQIYEGTQEIQRLVISRYLAK, via the coding sequence ATGTTTTTTAAACTTTCAGAAGAACACGAAATGATTCGAAAAATGGTGCGAGACTTTGCCAAAAACGAAGTGGCTCCGACAGCCGCCGAACGAGATGAAGAAGAGCGTTTTGACAGAGGGATTTTTACTCAAATGGCTGATCTGGGATTAACAGGCATTCCATGGCCGGAGCAATACGGAGGAATTGGCAGCGACTATCTAGCTTATTGCATTGCCGTTGAAGAACTGTCTAGAGTATGTGCGTCAACAGGCGTTACTTTGTCGGCTCATACTTCTCTTGCCGGCTGGCCAATTTATACATTCGGAACGGAAGAGCAGAAACAAAAATATTTGAAGCCTATGGCAACAGGAGAAAAAATAGGCGCTTATGGGTTAACCGAACCGAGTGCTGGTTCTGACGCGGGAGGAATGAGAACGCTCGCTGTAAAGGACGGAGAAGATTATATTTTAAATGGCTCTAAAATTTTTATTACAAACGGCGGAGAAGCGGATATTTACGTCGTATTTGCTCGCATCAACCCCAATGAAAAACGCACGAGCGCTTTTATTATTGAAAAAGACATGCCGGGATTTTCAGTTGGTAAAAAAGAAAAGAAGCTGGGCATTCGCTCTTCACCTACAACAGAAATTATTTTTGAAGACTGCCGCGTTCCAAAAGAAAATTTGCTGGGAAATGAAGGAGAAGGATTTAAAGTTGCGATGATGACACTAGATGGCGGCCGAAATGGTATTGCAGCACAGGCTGTAGGAATTGCTCAAGGGGCGTTAGATGCGGCCGTAGCTTATGCCAAGGAACGTCAGCAATTTGGTAAACCAATTATTTCTCAGCAAGGAATTGCTTTTAAGTTAGCCGACATGGCCACGAGTATAGAAGCTGCAAGACTGTTAACCTATCAAGCTGCTTGGCTGGAGTCACAAGGTTTGCCATACGGAAAAGAGTCAGCTATGTCAAAATTATACGCCGGTGATACAGCAATGAAAGTAACGACAGAAGCTGTTCAAGTATTTGGGGGATATGGTTATACAAAAGATTATCCGGTAGAGCGTTTTATGAGAGATGCAAAAATTACGCAAATTTATGAGGGCACACAAGAAATTCAGCGTCTCGTCATTTCTAGGTATCTTGCTAAATAA
- the rpoE gene encoding DNA-directed RNA polymerase subunit delta, protein MSLAQYSKTDLKEMSMIEIAYALLEEKTDRQAMSFQEIIAEIKAAAEMSDQELKTRLAQFYTDINIDGRFLTVGDNHWGLRGWYPFDQAEEEVIPVAKPKKKKAKKAVVEEVEDFDDLEEDLDYEDVDDLDEEEDFEDIDELEEDEDDLAEDDFDDLEDDLDDEEDEEEDYEDEKEK, encoded by the coding sequence TTGAGTTTAGCACAGTACTCAAAAACGGATTTAAAAGAAATGTCGATGATTGAGATTGCTTATGCGCTTCTAGAAGAAAAAACAGATCGTCAAGCAATGTCATTCCAAGAAATTATTGCTGAAATTAAAGCAGCAGCTGAAATGTCAGATCAAGAATTAAAAACGAGATTAGCTCAGTTTTATACAGATATTAATATTGATGGTCGCTTTTTAACAGTAGGGGACAACCACTGGGGTCTTCGTGGATGGTATCCTTTTGACCAAGCTGAAGAAGAAGTTATTCCAGTTGCAAAACCTAAAAAGAAAAAAGCGAAAAAAGCTGTTGTTGAAGAAGTTGAAGATTTTGATGATTTAGAAGAAGATTTGGATTATGAAGATGTTGATGATCTAGATGAAGAAGAAGATTTTGAAGACATTGACGAGCTAGAAGAAGATGAAGATGATCTTGCAGAAGACGATTTTGACGATTTAGAAGATGATCTAGACGATGAGGAAGACGAAGAAGAAGATTATGAGGACGAAAAAGAAAAATAA
- a CDS encoding DUF2529 family protein translates to MLKIFTTQLSGFFKRIEEQEEFQFEDAARILAQASVGEGFIYIYGVEEMHAITLEALSSAEPLSQAKALPLHELDQLTSVDRVLLVSRFSTDNKAVEIAERLKKRDIPFVSIAAVPKEIVEPSLTALADAHIDTKLLKPLIPGEDGSRFGFPAMMVALYAYYGLTFTLKEIVEEYE, encoded by the coding sequence ATGCTTAAAATTTTCACAACTCAACTTTCAGGCTTTTTTAAACGAATTGAAGAACAAGAAGAATTCCAATTTGAAGATGCTGCGCGTATTTTAGCACAGGCCTCTGTCGGAGAAGGATTTATTTATATTTATGGTGTAGAAGAAATGCACGCCATTACGCTTGAAGCACTAAGCAGTGCAGAACCTTTAAGTCAGGCAAAAGCTTTGCCTTTACATGAATTAGATCAGCTGACTAGCGTTGATCGCGTACTGCTTGTCTCTCGATTTTCAACAGATAATAAAGCAGTGGAAATAGCTGAACGTTTAAAGAAACGGGATATTCCATTCGTTAGCATTGCTGCTGTTCCTAAAGAGATAGTCGAACCTTCTTTAACAGCACTCGCAGATGCTCATATTGATACAAAATTGTTAAAGCCGCTTATTCCTGGAGAAGACGGCTCAAGATTTGGTTTTCCAGCAATGATGGTCGCTTTATACGCGTACTACGGTTTAACTTTCACATTAAAAGAAATCGTAGAAGAATATGAATAA
- a CDS encoding acetyl-CoA C-acetyltransferase: MGKTVIVSAVRTPFGKLGGSVSGLKAAELGGKAIQAASKGRTEIDSVIMGCVLQGGQGQLPSRQAMHYAGLPWQVETETINKVCASGMRSITTADQLIRLGEAKTIIAGGMESMSNAPYLLPKARWGFRMGDSVVTDLMVHDGLTCSFTGVQMGTYGNEIASEMNISREKQDEWALRSHQLAVESEEKGRWNAERISVDIPSKKGTITVQKDEGPRKDTSLEKLSSLRPVFGHSGTITAGNAPSVNDGAAALMLMDEDVAKANGYEPLATIVNHTSLAMEPREFPKTPGFAINKLLQKTNKTVDDIALFEINEAFSAVALMSMEIAGLPAEKVNVNGGAVALGHPIGASGARIVVTLIHELRRRGGGRGIASICSGGGQGDAIMVEV; this comes from the coding sequence GTGGGGAAAACAGTTATTGTGAGTGCAGTTCGAACACCTTTTGGAAAATTAGGTGGCAGTGTAAGTGGACTAAAAGCGGCAGAACTAGGCGGGAAAGCGATTCAAGCAGCATCAAAGGGACGTACAGAAATTGATTCCGTTATTATGGGGTGCGTGCTGCAAGGGGGCCAAGGACAGCTGCCTTCTAGGCAAGCCATGCATTATGCAGGTTTACCGTGGCAAGTAGAGACGGAAACCATTAATAAAGTTTGTGCATCGGGCATGCGCAGCATTACAACTGCTGATCAGCTGATTCGATTAGGAGAAGCAAAAACAATCATTGCAGGTGGAATGGAATCGATGAGTAACGCACCGTATCTTCTTCCAAAAGCAAGGTGGGGATTCCGTATGGGAGATAGTGTTGTGACGGATTTGATGGTTCATGACGGTTTGACATGCAGCTTTACAGGGGTTCAAATGGGTACGTATGGAAATGAAATAGCTTCTGAAATGAATATTTCCCGAGAAAAGCAGGATGAATGGGCCCTTCGCAGTCATCAATTGGCGGTAGAGTCAGAAGAGAAAGGGAGATGGAATGCAGAAAGAATTTCAGTTGATATTCCGTCTAAAAAAGGAACGATAACGGTTCAAAAAGATGAAGGACCAAGAAAAGATACGTCGTTAGAAAAACTCTCGTCTCTTCGGCCTGTATTTGGTCACAGCGGAACCATTACAGCAGGAAATGCACCTAGCGTGAATGACGGAGCAGCTGCGCTCATGCTAATGGATGAAGATGTGGCAAAAGCAAATGGCTATGAGCCGTTGGCTACGATTGTAAACCATACTTCTCTTGCGATGGAGCCAAGGGAATTTCCGAAAACGCCTGGGTTTGCTATTAACAAGCTACTGCAAAAAACAAATAAGACAGTAGACGATATTGCGCTTTTTGAAATCAATGAAGCTTTTTCAGCAGTAGCGTTGATGAGTATGGAGATTGCAGGGCTTCCGGCTGAAAAAGTAAATGTGAACGGCGGGGCAGTAGCACTTGGACATCCGATTGGAGCAAGCGGCGCTCGTATTGTTGTAACGCTCATTCATGAATTAAGACGACGAGGCGGCGGACGAGGCATTGCTTCTATTTGCAGCGGCGGCGGCCAAGGTGATGCCATCATGGTAGAAGTGTAA
- a CDS encoding acyl-CoA dehydrogenase: MIFFTSEQHMIKKMVADFSEKEVAAAVPNMEKGEFPRGLLKQMADLGLMGIPVPQAYGGGGLDFVSYMIAIHEISKVSPALGVILSVHTSVGTNPIVVFGTEDQKQKYVKKLATGEYLGAFCLTEPSAGSDAASLKTKAERKGDHYLLNGSKLFITNGGEADTYIVFAKTNPERGSRGMSAFIVEKTMEGFSVGKDEHKMGLHGSRTVQLHFENMQVPVENRLGEEGEGFRIAMANLNAGRIGIAAQAVGIAEGALTAAKNYANGRYQFGKSILSQQGIAFKLADMETSVESAKLLMYRAAFLYDQKLPCKKEASMAKLFASQTAMNVATDAIQVLGGYGYMKDYPVERYFRDAKVCEIYEGTSEIQRIVISSQL; encoded by the coding sequence ATGATCTTTTTTACGTCTGAACAACACATGATTAAAAAGATGGTAGCTGATTTTAGTGAAAAAGAAGTCGCTGCGGCTGTGCCAAACATGGAAAAGGGTGAATTTCCTCGAGGTTTATTAAAGCAGATGGCTGATCTTGGCCTGATGGGCATTCCCGTTCCTCAAGCATACGGAGGGGGCGGACTGGACTTTGTGTCGTACATGATTGCCATCCACGAAATATCAAAAGTAAGTCCAGCCCTCGGCGTCATTTTGTCTGTTCATACTTCTGTAGGTACGAATCCTATTGTCGTATTTGGAACGGAAGATCAAAAACAAAAGTATGTAAAAAAACTGGCGACAGGTGAATATTTAGGTGCTTTTTGTTTAACAGAACCTAGTGCAGGATCTGATGCTGCAAGCTTAAAAACAAAGGCAGAACGAAAAGGAGACCACTATCTTTTAAATGGATCAAAGCTTTTCATTACAAACGGCGGAGAAGCGGATACATATATTGTATTTGCTAAAACGAATCCCGAACGCGGGTCGAGAGGGATGAGCGCTTTTATCGTTGAAAAGACGATGGAGGGATTTTCAGTAGGAAAAGATGAACATAAGATGGGTCTTCACGGTTCTCGAACGGTTCAACTGCACTTTGAAAATATGCAGGTGCCTGTAGAAAATCGTCTCGGAGAAGAAGGTGAAGGATTTCGAATTGCTATGGCTAATTTAAATGCCGGAAGAATTGGTATTGCTGCTCAGGCGGTAGGAATTGCTGAAGGTGCGTTAACGGCAGCTAAAAACTATGCAAATGGACGATATCAATTCGGAAAATCGATTTTATCTCAGCAGGGAATTGCTTTTAAGCTTGCTGATATGGAAACCTCTGTTGAATCAGCGAAGCTTTTAATGTACCGAGCCGCTTTTTTATATGATCAAAAACTTCCTTGTAAAAAAGAAGCATCCATGGCGAAATTATTTGCTTCCCAGACGGCCATGAATGTAGCGACGGACGCAATTCAAGTTTTGGGGGGATACGGTTATATGAAAGATTATCCAGTAGAGAGGTATTTTCGTGACGCCAAAGTGTGCGAAATCTACGAAGGCACAAGCGAAATTCAACGTATCGTCATTAGCAGTCAATTATAG
- a CDS encoding CTP synthase — protein MTKYIFVTGGVVSSLGKGITAASLGRLLKNRGLNVTIQKFDPYINVDPGTMSPYQHGEVFVTDDGAETDLDLGHYERFIDINLNRYSNVTTGKVYSTVLKKERRGDYLGGTVQVIPHITNEIKERVFRAGKETNADVVITEIGGTVGDIESLPFLEAIRQIKSDIGRDNVMYIHCTLVPYLKAAGEMKTKPTQHSVKELRSLGIQPNVIVVRTEMPISEDMKDKLALFCDIDPKAVIECADAETLYEIPLSLQEQHLDQITCDHLKLDCKEAEMTEWKALVEKVKGLSNTTKIALVGKYVELQDAYISVVEAMKHAGYAFDADVNIKWVNSEFVTKENVQDLLGDVDGILVPGGFGDRGIEGKIVATQYAREQKVPFLGICLGMQLASVEFARNVLGLEGAHSAEIAPETNYPIIDLLPEQKDVEDLGGTLRLGLYPCKLSEDTLAYEAYQDEVVYERHRHRYEFNNEYRQQMEEKGFIFSGTSPDGRLIEIVELKDHPWFLASQFHPEFTSRPTRPQPLFREFIRASMESSQNK, from the coding sequence ATGACAAAGTATATTTTCGTAACAGGCGGTGTTGTATCATCTCTAGGAAAAGGGATTACAGCAGCTTCTTTAGGCCGTTTATTAAAAAACCGTGGGTTGAACGTAACGATTCAAAAGTTTGATCCATACATTAACGTAGACCCAGGAACAATGAGTCCATACCAACACGGTGAGGTATTCGTAACGGATGACGGCGCGGAAACAGACTTAGACTTAGGTCACTATGAGCGTTTTATCGATATCAACTTAAATCGCTACAGCAACGTAACAACAGGTAAAGTATATTCAACAGTATTGAAAAAAGAGCGTCGCGGTGATTATTTAGGCGGAACAGTTCAGGTTATTCCGCACATCACAAATGAAATTAAAGAACGCGTTTTCCGTGCAGGTAAAGAAACAAATGCGGACGTTGTTATTACTGAAATCGGCGGAACGGTAGGAGATATTGAATCACTTCCTTTCCTAGAAGCTATTCGTCAAATCAAAAGTGATATTGGCCGTGACAATGTTATGTATATCCACTGTACACTTGTGCCATATTTAAAAGCTGCTGGTGAAATGAAAACAAAACCAACACAGCATAGTGTAAAAGAGTTACGTAGCTTAGGTATTCAGCCAAATGTTATCGTTGTTCGTACAGAAATGCCAATTTCTGAAGATATGAAAGACAAGCTAGCTTTATTCTGCGACATTGATCCAAAAGCGGTTATTGAGTGTGCAGACGCTGAAACATTATATGAAATTCCACTATCTTTACAGGAGCAGCACCTAGATCAAATCACATGCGATCACTTAAAATTAGATTGCAAAGAAGCAGAAATGACTGAGTGGAAAGCACTGGTTGAGAAAGTAAAAGGACTTTCAAATACAACAAAAATCGCATTGGTTGGTAAGTATGTAGAGCTTCAAGATGCTTATATTTCTGTAGTAGAAGCAATGAAACATGCTGGATATGCATTCGATGCAGATGTAAACATCAAGTGGGTAAATTCTGAATTTGTAACAAAAGAAAATGTTCAAGATTTACTTGGTGATGTAGATGGTATCTTAGTTCCAGGTGGATTTGGTGATCGTGGAATTGAAGGTAAAATTGTAGCAACACAATATGCACGTGAGCAAAAGGTTCCATTCTTAGGTATTTGCTTAGGTATGCAGCTGGCATCAGTTGAGTTTGCGCGTAATGTATTAGGTTTAGAAGGCGCACATTCTGCGGAAATTGCACCTGAAACAAATTATCCAATTATCGACTTATTACCAGAACAAAAAGACGTAGAGGACCTAGGCGGTACACTACGTTTAGGGCTGTACCCTTGTAAATTGTCTGAAGATACGCTTGCATATGAAGCATATCAAGATGAAGTGGTATATGAGCGTCATCGTCACCGTTATGAATTTAATAACGAATACCGTCAACAAATGGAAGAGAAAGGCTTTATCTTCTCTGGTACAAGCCCAGACGGCCGTTTAATTGAAATTGTAGAGCTAAAAGACCACCCATGGTTCTTGGCTTCACAATTCCACCCAGAGTTTACTTCTCGTCCAACAAGACCGCAACCATTGTTCAGAGAATTTATTCGCGCATCAATGGAGTCAAGCCAAAACAAATAA
- the icmF gene encoding fused isobutyryl-CoA mutase/GTPase IcmF, protein MNTSKRPLRFLTASSLFDGHDASINIMRRILQSKGVEVIHLGHNRSVEEIVNASIQEDVQGIAISSYQGGHVEYFKYMYDLLQEQQASHIKIYGGGGGVIIPNEIQELHDYGISKIFSPEDGRKMGLDGMIQFMIDDCYYTNPPALPKDRTLTPTNDRLIAQLITCAENEAYEYTKEHAAALEEIRESVIESETDQKIPVIGITGTGGAGKSSLTDELVRRFIEHIPDIHVAVLSVDPTKQKTGGALLGDRIRMNIASSPRVYMRSLATRSSGHELSAAIRDGIAVVKKAGFDIIIVETSGIGQADAQVKDIANVSLYVMTSEFGAPSQLEKIEMIDYADFIVINKFEKKGSEDAKKQVQRQYQRNHQLFENNLSTMPIYGTIASQFNDGGTNILFEDLINHLHQTFRTSWRVEKSSERVSEKKYTIIPNDQQQYLQEIVNSVRSYHSNTEVQVKTARKFYQLEGALQEVETEAAKQELTQLKEKYQKQLTADSIEKLKNWPKLKSQYGQEELITKIRDKEIKTSLQVDTLSGLRIPRVALPKVEEYGEVLRFLYKENVPGAFPYTAGVFPFKRKGEDPKRQFAGEGTPERTNRRFHYLSKDDEAKRLSTAFDSVTLYGENPDPRPDIFGKIGESGVNVCTLDDMKLLYKGFDLCHPSTSVSMTINGPAPILLAMFMNTAISQQVEKKEEELKRPLTEQEYEDVKAGTLKQVRGTVQADILKEDQGQNTCIFSTEFALKMMGDIQQYFIDEKVRNYYSVSISGYHIAEAGANPISQLAFTLANGFTYVEYYLSRGMHIDDFAPNLSFFFSNGLDPEYTVIGRVARRIWAIVMRDKYGANERSQKLKYHIQTSGRSLHAQEINFNDIRTTLQALMALHDNCNSLHTNAYDEAITTPTEESVRRAMAIQLIITKEHGLTKNENPLQGSFIIDELTDLVEEAVLAEFQRLNDRGGVLGAMEMQYQRGKIQDESMEYEMQKHTGALPIIGVNTYINPNEEESSSVDDMQLARASKEEKNHQINQLQKFQQQHEEKREDALRRLKKAATEGENIFKELMETVKVASLGEITRALYECGGQYRRNM, encoded by the coding sequence TTGAATACAAGCAAAAGACCGCTTCGTTTTTTAACCGCTTCTAGCCTGTTTGACGGCCATGATGCGTCCATTAATATTATGAGGCGAATTCTTCAATCCAAGGGAGTAGAAGTCATTCACCTGGGACATAACCGATCTGTTGAAGAAATTGTTAACGCTTCCATACAGGAGGATGTTCAAGGAATTGCCATTTCTTCTTATCAAGGCGGCCATGTAGAATATTTTAAATATATGTACGATTTACTTCAAGAACAACAGGCTTCTCATATTAAAATTTACGGAGGAGGAGGAGGAGTAATTATTCCGAATGAGATCCAAGAGCTTCATGATTACGGTATTTCTAAGATCTTTTCTCCGGAAGATGGACGAAAAATGGGGTTAGATGGCATGATTCAATTCATGATTGATGATTGTTATTATACAAATCCCCCTGCACTGCCAAAGGATCGAACCTTAACGCCGACTAATGACCGTTTAATTGCCCAGCTTATTACATGCGCTGAAAATGAGGCCTATGAATATACAAAAGAGCATGCAGCTGCTCTTGAAGAAATCCGGGAAAGTGTAATCGAAAGCGAGACGGATCAAAAAATACCGGTCATTGGAATCACAGGAACAGGAGGGGCAGGGAAAAGCTCGCTTACGGATGAATTAGTAAGAAGGTTTATTGAACATATCCCAGATATTCATGTAGCTGTTTTATCTGTCGATCCAACTAAACAAAAAACTGGAGGAGCGCTTCTTGGTGATCGTATTCGCATGAACATCGCATCGTCTCCTCGTGTGTATATGAGAAGCTTGGCCACGCGTTCATCGGGACATGAGCTATCGGCGGCCATTCGAGATGGAATTGCTGTCGTGAAAAAAGCGGGTTTCGACATTATTATTGTCGAAACAAGCGGCATTGGGCAAGCTGATGCACAAGTTAAAGACATTGCAAACGTCTCTCTTTATGTAATGACGAGCGAATTTGGTGCGCCTTCGCAGCTAGAAAAGATTGAAATGATTGATTACGCAGATTTTATTGTAATCAACAAATTTGAAAAAAAAGGCTCCGAAGACGCAAAAAAACAAGTGCAGCGTCAATATCAACGCAATCATCAGCTGTTTGAAAATAATCTCTCTACAATGCCGATTTATGGAACTATTGCGAGCCAGTTCAACGACGGGGGAACAAATATTTTATTTGAAGACCTCATAAATCACCTGCATCAAACGTTCCGTACCTCTTGGCGCGTAGAAAAATCATCAGAAAGAGTAAGTGAAAAGAAATATACCATCATCCCTAATGATCAACAGCAATATTTGCAGGAGATTGTAAACAGCGTTCGCTCGTATCACAGTAATACGGAAGTTCAAGTGAAAACGGCGCGTAAATTTTATCAGTTAGAAGGCGCTCTGCAAGAAGTGGAAACAGAAGCAGCCAAGCAAGAGCTTACTCAGCTAAAGGAAAAATATCAAAAACAGTTAACGGCTGATTCGATTGAAAAGCTGAAAAACTGGCCTAAATTAAAAAGTCAGTATGGGCAAGAAGAACTTATTACAAAAATACGAGATAAAGAAATTAAAACCTCTCTGCAAGTTGATACGCTGTCAGGATTGCGCATTCCGCGCGTGGCTCTTCCAAAGGTTGAAGAATATGGAGAAGTTCTTCGTTTTCTTTATAAAGAAAACGTGCCAGGTGCATTTCCATACACAGCAGGTGTTTTTCCGTTCAAACGAAAAGGAGAAGATCCTAAACGTCAATTCGCAGGCGAAGGAACACCGGAACGAACAAATCGCCGCTTTCATTATTTGTCAAAGGATGATGAGGCTAAGCGTTTAAGTACAGCGTTTGACTCTGTAACGCTTTATGGAGAAAATCCTGATCCAAGGCCAGACATCTTCGGAAAGATTGGAGAAAGCGGGGTAAATGTCTGTACGCTTGATGATATGAAACTCTTATATAAAGGATTTGATCTTTGCCACCCTTCGACTTCTGTTTCGATGACGATTAATGGGCCGGCTCCAATATTACTAGCAATGTTTATGAATACAGCTATCAGCCAGCAGGTAGAAAAGAAAGAAGAAGAATTAAAGCGTCCTTTAACGGAACAGGAATACGAGGACGTAAAAGCGGGTACGTTGAAACAAGTGAGAGGAACCGTTCAAGCGGATATTTTAAAAGAAGATCAAGGCCAAAATACGTGTATTTTTTCCACAGAATTTGCATTAAAAATGATGGGAGATATTCAGCAGTACTTTATTGACGAGAAAGTGCGCAACTATTATTCTGTGTCTATTTCAGGCTATCATATTGCTGAAGCAGGAGCGAATCCAATTTCTCAGCTCGCGTTTACATTAGCCAACGGTTTTACGTACGTGGAATATTACTTGAGTCGAGGCATGCACATTGATGATTTTGCTCCTAATTTATCGTTTTTCTTTAGTAATGGACTTGACCCTGAATACACGGTTATTGGACGTGTAGCGAGAAGAATCTGGGCAATTGTGATGCGTGATAAATACGGAGCAAATGAACGCAGTCAAAAGCTTAAGTATCATATTCAAACATCCGGCCGATCGCTTCATGCACAGGAAATTAATTTTAATGATATACGTACGACGCTGCAAGCCTTAATGGCTCTTCATGACAACTGCAACTCCCTTCATACCAATGCGTATGATGAAGCAATTACAACACCGACGGAAGAATCTGTACGTAGAGCGATGGCCATTCAATTAATCATTACAAAAGAGCATGGATTAACTAAAAATGAAAACCCATTACAGGGCTCTTTTATTATTGATGAACTAACAGACTTGGTAGAAGAAGCGGTATTGGCTGAATTTCAACGCTTAAATGATCGAGGCGGTGTTTTGGGTGCGATGGAAATGCAGTATCAGCGAGGTAAGATTCAAGATGAATCGATGGAATATGAGATGCAAAAACATACGGGAGCTTTACCTATTATAGGAGTAAATACGTATATTAATCCAAATGAAGAGGAAAGTTCCTCAGTTGATGACATGCAGTTAGCCCGCGCATCAAAAGAAGAAAAAAATCATCAAATTAATCAGCTTCAGAAGTTTCAACAGCAGCATGAAGAAAAAAGAGAAGATGCGCTGAGAAGGTTAAAGAAAGCTGCAACAGAAGGAGAAAACATTTTCAAAGAGTTAATGGAGACCGTTAAAGTAGCCAGCTTAGGAGAAATTACGCGAGCTTTATATGAATGCGGTGGGCAATATCGACGAAATATGTAA
- a CDS encoding TetR/AcrR family transcriptional regulator, with product MKKREVLTSIKDEKLIVERRNQMIKGAVTLFKEKGFHRTTTREIAKAAGFSIGTLYEYIQSKEDVLYLVCDNIYDEVRERLEEMVVDRYTIAELQQAIQHYFKVVDELQDEVLVMYQEAKSLSKDALPYVLKKELDMVEMFKVIIEGCVENNQFALTDKEISLFAHHLFVQGQMWAFRRWWLQKHYSLEEYTNMQLDFLLKNFSFQQLCEGETV from the coding sequence ATGAAAAAGAGAGAAGTTCTCACATCCATTAAAGATGAAAAGCTGATTGTAGAGCGTCGTAATCAAATGATTAAAGGGGCCGTCACGCTATTTAAGGAAAAAGGTTTTCACCGAACAACAACAAGAGAAATTGCCAAAGCCGCCGGGTTCAGTATCGGTACACTTTACGAGTATATTCAATCTAAAGAAGATGTTTTATATCTTGTATGTGACAATATTTACGATGAAGTGAGAGAACGATTAGAAGAGATGGTAGTGGATCGTTATACAATAGCTGAGCTTCAACAAGCGATTCAGCACTATTTCAAAGTTGTAGATGAGCTTCAAGATGAAGTATTAGTCATGTACCAAGAAGCCAAATCGCTGTCGAAAGATGCGCTTCCATACGTATTGAAAAAAGAGTTAGATATGGTTGAAATGTTTAAGGTTATTATCGAAGGCTGCGTAGAAAACAATCAATTTGCACTCACGGATAAAGAAATCTCGCTGTTTGCTCATCATTTATTTGTTCAAGGTCAGATGTGGGCATTTCGCAGGTGGTGGCTGCAAAAGCATTATTCACTAGAAGAATATACAAATATGCAGTTAGATTTTTTACTTAAAAATTTTTCATTTCAACAACTGTGTGAGGGGGAAACAGTTTGA
- a CDS encoding 3-hydroxybutyryl-CoA dehydrogenase, producing MNIETVMVIGAGQMGAGIAQVFAASGYQVSLYDVDQKNTQKGIEGIDKRLKKQVGKGSLSAKEYEEIMERLHLANEITAAQKADLIVEAVVEKMEVKQAIFAELDSLAPSHTILATNTSSLPITEIAAVTTRPEKVIGMHFMNPVPVMKLVEIIRGLATTDEVYQAVHETTKKLNKTPVEVHDFPGFVSNRILMPMINEAVFTLYEGVANEEDIDQVMKLGMNHPMGPLTLADFIGLDTCLFIMETLHKGFGDDKYRPCPLLRKYVKAGWLGRKTGKGFFTYEI from the coding sequence TTGAATATTGAAACAGTTATGGTTATTGGAGCAGGTCAGATGGGAGCAGGCATTGCGCAAGTATTTGCTGCGAGCGGATATCAAGTTTCTTTGTATGACGTTGATCAAAAAAATACACAAAAAGGAATAGAAGGTATTGATAAACGTCTGAAAAAACAGGTGGGAAAAGGTTCTCTCTCAGCTAAGGAATATGAAGAAATTATGGAGCGCCTTCACCTGGCAAATGAAATAACAGCAGCACAAAAAGCAGATTTAATCGTCGAAGCGGTTGTGGAAAAGATGGAAGTCAAACAAGCCATTTTTGCGGAGTTGGATTCGTTAGCCCCGAGTCATACTATTTTAGCAACCAACACGTCTTCGCTTCCTATTACTGAAATTGCAGCTGTGACCACTCGACCTGAAAAAGTAATTGGCATGCACTTTATGAATCCTGTTCCAGTTATGAAGCTCGTTGAAATTATTAGAGGACTGGCTACTACCGATGAAGTGTATCAAGCAGTTCATGAAACAACGAAAAAATTAAATAAAACCCCGGTGGAAGTTCATGACTTTCCAGGGTTTGTTTCAAATCGAATATTAATGCCAATGATTAACGAAGCTGTGTTTACGCTCTATGAAGGTGTAGCAAACGAAGAGGATATTGATCAAGTGATGAAACTAGGAATGAACCATCCAATGGGACCTTTGACATTAGCAGATTTCATCGGCCTCGATACATGTTTGTTTATTATGGAAACGCTTCATAAAGGGTTTGGTGATGACAAATATCGTCCTTGTCCATTGCTTAGGAAATATGTAAAGGCAGGGTGGCTTGGTCGAAAAACAGGAAAAGGATTTTTTACGTACGAAATATAA